Proteins co-encoded in one Malus domestica chromosome 09, GDT2T_hap1 genomic window:
- the LOC103409098 gene encoding QWRF motif-containing protein 3-like, translating into MKNDQVVTDQFHKPRRPKYREVSSRFLSSPTTAETTTLPSPNHPISPVRRKPKIDDSGPNRGLWPSSMSSHKKLDTLADHLGNDGREDRIERKGSIFDRQRSYREFGLLDNPKENAKENHRPIFGGSMRYTGKFSFPGKSNSSSSSTSSSSSKFSSNSNVAAPRRFSVDENALHQKSSRRISDALDSGSECSDGYSGMTMGSPNVGQSARKSGVEVSSKYMNEITLRHRRRTSDSNIANPISGDKSPKLNKFTIKNVIRRAHSLTATTQWALSPGRTGSPTMSVENKGVQLSSSSMKPPMSPSKTKGVEKLLNLGLDLFKTKKSSSSPSSVLVRYGSVSSGSSMTEMGHQLRLLHNRILQWRFANARADVVNQNIANQAQINVLYAWDGLMKLQHSVLQKKVKLHKEKLDMKLNFILYSQLLQAKNHHLASDRISTYPRLLQQVFLLFIVCNLETRQRARFQ; encoded by the exons ATGAAGAATGATCAAGTGGTAACAGACCAATTCCACAAACCCAGAAGACCCAAATACCGGGAAGTAAGCTCTCGGTTTCTATCGTCGCCAACCACCGCAGAAACCACCACGCTCCCATCACCGAACCACCCCATCTCGCCGGTCCGCCGCAAACCCAAAATCGACGATTCGGGCCCCAACCGCGGACTATGGCCCTCCTCAATGTCGTCGCACAAGAAACTCGACACTCTCGCCGACCACCTCGGAAACGACGGGCGAGAAGATCGAATCGAACGTAAAGGTTCAATCTTTGACAGACAGAGGAGCTACAGAGAGTTTGGTTTGTTGGATAATCCGAAAGAAAACGCCAAAGAAAATCACAGACCCATTTTTGGTGGGTCAATGAGATACACTGGAAAATTCAGTTTTCCCGGAAAATCTAACTCGTCGTCTTCTTCTACTTCGTCGTCTTCGAGCAAGTTTTCGAGCAATTCAAATGTGGCTGCTCCTCGGAGATTTTCAGTGGACGAAAATGCTCTGCATCAGAAGTCGTCTCGCCGAATTTCGGATGCTCTTGATTCGGGATCGGAGTGCAGTGACGGCTATTCAGGGATGACCATGGGGTCTCCAAATGTCGGTCAGAGTGCTCGAAAATCGGGTGTGGAGGTTTCTTCTAAGTACATGAATGAGATTACCTTAAGGCATCGGAGACGGACATCGGATTCTAACATCGCAAATCCGATATCGGGAGACAAGTCTCCGAAGCTGAACAAATTCACCATTAAAAATGTGATCAGGAGGGCTCATTCGCTGACAGCGACCACACAGTGGGCGCTTTCACCGGGAAGAACAGGGTCGCCGACGATGTCTGTGGAGAATAAGGGAGTTCAATTGTCGTCTTCGAGCATGAAGCCTCCTATGAGTCCCTCAAAAACCAAAGGGGTGGAGAAGTTGCTCAACTTGGGGTTGGACTTGTTCAAGACTAAAAAATCTTCTTCTTCGCCGTCTAGTGTGTTGGTGAGGTATGGTTCAGTTTCTTCGGGTTCAAGTATGACAGAGATGGGTCATCAGCTTCGGTTGCTTCATAATCGAATCTTGCAGTGGCGGTTTGCGAATGCTAGAGCTGATGTTGTGAATCAGAACATAGCAAATCAAGCACAG ATCAATGTTTTATATGCTTGGGACGGTTTGATGAAGTTGCAACATTCCGTGCTACAAAAGAAAGTGAAGCTACATAAAGAAAAGCTTGACATGAAGCTGAACTTTATACTTTATTCCCAA CTGCTGCAAGCTAAAAATCACCATTTAGCTTCAGACAGGATCTCGACATATCCTCGTCTCCTCCAGCaggttttcctcctcttcattgtCTGCAACCTGGAAACTCGTCAGCGCGCCCGTTTCCAGTAA